From the Deinococcus sp. Leaf326 genome, one window contains:
- a CDS encoding alpha/beta hydrolase → MKRTLTTLPLLSGLLLLGACSTMPTPEPTPEDPLASFTGQQLNWTTCDPTLVPYQQVIRAVGSRIQCADVQVPLDWNRPDRGTMSFSMLRVKAADTAARKGAIFFNPGGPGGDGLLFGAIYGYLWNQADTKTPAGQALKALADGYDLVGFSPRGTGQSSRYTCGSNELASPEQYPSEDRSEKNIGAMLRNARLAAQSCLKNPITPYINTDQTARDLNLARQLMGDAKLNYVGYSYGTWLGSWYARRFPESTGRLLLDGNTAFAGTFQDSFNLQPMGFERAFREVALAYAARHDDVFGLGKTATDVYAVYNAFPGALKFTLQQYSGANIIQNLYSNQSIPNISLQLVAARGFAAVVKANPEVKDNAALADLVAKQTYSGLPDLDAAAQQEALTMVDTYLAIVNELPAQVELSYGSAVFNAILNNDTAWEKDPQKWIEFGNQEAKAHPLIGGSYTETSAIYWPAPTASRPEVPANLPPILLLQNEYDPATPAEGALAALKAFPSAKMLFVDDEAQHTAFPYGTDCVDLQVARYFLDGTMPAQKFNVCGALPLPGEEQVYPIGKTYAGTDTLGAQGLHPAALGATPETKAELQLLKDIIRRNGLKATSLR, encoded by the coding sequence ATGAAGCGTACCCTCACGACCCTGCCCCTACTGAGCGGCCTCCTGCTTCTCGGCGCCTGCTCGACGATGCCCACCCCCGAGCCCACGCCGGAAGACCCTCTGGCGTCGTTCACCGGCCAGCAGCTCAACTGGACCACCTGCGATCCCACCCTCGTGCCCTACCAGCAGGTGATTAGGGCAGTCGGCTCGCGCATCCAGTGCGCCGACGTGCAGGTGCCCCTCGACTGGAACCGGCCCGACCGGGGCACCATGAGCTTTTCGATGCTGCGCGTGAAGGCCGCCGACACCGCCGCGCGTAAGGGCGCCATCTTCTTCAACCCCGGCGGCCCCGGCGGCGACGGCCTGCTCTTCGGGGCCATCTACGGCTACCTGTGGAATCAGGCCGACACGAAGACCCCGGCAGGCCAGGCCCTCAAGGCCCTGGCCGACGGCTACGACCTCGTGGGCTTCTCGCCGCGCGGCACGGGCCAGAGCTCGCGCTACACCTGCGGCTCCAACGAACTGGCCTCGCCCGAGCAGTACCCCTCCGAGGACCGCAGCGAGAAGAACATCGGCGCGATGCTGCGTAACGCCCGCCTCGCCGCCCAGAGCTGCCTGAAAAACCCCATCACCCCCTACATCAACACCGACCAGACCGCGCGCGACCTGAACCTCGCCCGCCAGCTCATGGGCGACGCGAAACTCAACTACGTTGGGTATTCCTACGGCACCTGGCTGGGGTCGTGGTACGCCCGGCGCTTCCCGGAATCCACAGGCCGCCTGCTGCTCGACGGCAACACGGCCTTTGCGGGCACGTTCCAGGACTCGTTCAACCTTCAACCGATGGGCTTCGAGCGCGCCTTCCGTGAGGTGGCCCTGGCCTACGCCGCCCGCCACGACGACGTCTTCGGCCTGGGCAAGACGGCCACCGACGTATACGCCGTCTACAACGCCTTCCCCGGCGCCCTGAAATTCACCCTCCAGCAGTACAGCGGCGCGAACATCATCCAGAACCTGTACTCCAACCAGAGCATTCCCAATATCTCGCTGCAACTCGTGGCGGCGCGCGGCTTCGCGGCCGTGGTGAAGGCCAACCCCGAGGTCAAGGACAACGCCGCGCTGGCCGACCTCGTGGCCAAGCAGACCTACTCCGGCCTGCCCGACCTGGACGCCGCCGCGCAGCAAGAAGCCCTGACGATGGTGGACACCTACCTGGCCATCGTCAACGAGTTGCCCGCCCAGGTCGAGCTGAGCTACGGCAGCGCCGTGTTCAACGCCATCCTGAACAACGACACCGCCTGGGAGAAAGACCCCCAGAAGTGGATCGAGTTCGGCAACCAGGAAGCCAAGGCCCACCCGCTCATCGGCGGAAGCTACACGGAGACGAGCGCGATCTACTGGCCGGCGCCCACGGCCAGCCGCCCCGAGGTGCCGGCGAACCTGCCGCCCATCCTGCTGCTGCAAAACGAGTACGACCCCGCCACCCCGGCCGAGGGCGCCCTGGCGGCCCTGAAGGCCTTCCCCTCGGCCAAGATGCTGTTCGTGGACGACGAGGCCCAGCACACCGCCTTCCCCTACGGCACGGACTGCGTGGACCTTCAGGTCGCCCGGTACTTCCTGGACGGGACCATGCCGGCCCAGAAGTTCAACGTCTGCGGAGCGCTGCCGCTCCCCGGTGAAGAGCAGGTCTACCCCATCGGCAAGACCTACGCGGGGACGGACACCCTGGGCGCACAGGGACTGCACCCGGCGGCTCTGGGCGCAACGCCCGAGACGAAGGCGGAACTCCAGCTCCTCAAGGACATCATTAGGCGCAACGGCCTGAAGGCCACCTCGCTGCGCTGA
- a CDS encoding MFS transporter, with translation MSQPVTLSPTSAAPGAERARLAVSTVFLINGALFATWAVNIPGVRDGLELSQGQIGTALLAFGLGSLTTMPFTGGWTARWGSDRVTAVAAVLTMLSLAVPFFMPSLITLALSLALLGALNGCLDVAMNAQGVTVEKRLGRPIISRLHAYFSLGGVVGALVGTALLGRVPMLAHVLTVVALTTLTALIVGRLMLPDAAAHPDDAPEKQAGNPAATPSALGTATLLLGGLCALGMFAEGANYDWAALYFRDVLGAASTGWGYAAFVTAMTLGRWFGDRLRARLGEELIVRGGSLLTAAGMALVLLARDPVLAGAGFALAGLGLSNVVPVMYGVAGHALAGRGIARVATIGYAGFLLGPPIIGFAADHWGLRAALLLALIGAALVAALGGPTFGLLRRLRPA, from the coding sequence ATGAGTCAGCCCGTCACCCTGTCCCCCACCTCCGCCGCGCCGGGGGCCGAGCGTGCCCGGCTGGCCGTGAGCACCGTCTTTCTGATCAACGGGGCGCTGTTCGCCACCTGGGCAGTGAACATTCCGGGCGTGCGCGACGGGCTGGAACTGTCGCAGGGCCAGATCGGTACGGCGCTGCTGGCCTTCGGGCTGGGCAGCCTGACCACCATGCCCTTTACCGGCGGCTGGACGGCGCGCTGGGGCAGCGACCGGGTGACGGCGGTCGCAGCGGTGCTGACCATGCTGTCGCTGGCCGTGCCCTTCTTCATGCCGTCGCTGATCACGCTGGCGCTGTCCCTGGCGCTGCTCGGCGCGCTGAACGGCTGCCTGGACGTGGCCATGAACGCGCAGGGGGTCACCGTCGAGAAACGGCTGGGCCGCCCGATCATCAGCCGGCTGCACGCCTATTTCAGTCTGGGCGGCGTGGTCGGGGCGCTGGTGGGTACGGCGCTGCTGGGGCGCGTACCCATGCTGGCGCACGTGCTGACGGTGGTGGCCCTGACCACCCTGACCGCGCTGATCGTCGGCCGGCTTATGCTGCCCGACGCTGCCGCGCACCCGGACGACGCCCCAGAGAAACAGGCCGGCAACCCGGCGGCCACGCCGTCCGCACTGGGCACGGCCACACTGCTGCTGGGCGGGCTGTGCGCGCTGGGCATGTTCGCCGAGGGGGCCAACTACGACTGGGCCGCGCTGTACTTCCGCGACGTGCTGGGCGCGGCGAGTACCGGCTGGGGCTACGCGGCCTTCGTGACGGCCATGACGCTGGGGCGCTGGTTCGGGGACCGGCTGCGCGCGCGGCTGGGCGAGGAACTCATCGTGCGGGGCGGCTCGCTGCTCACCGCCGCCGGCATGGCGCTCGTGCTGCTCGCGCGCGACCCGGTGCTGGCCGGAGCAGGCTTCGCGCTGGCGGGCCTGGGCCTGAGCAACGTGGTCCCGGTGATGTACGGGGTCGCCGGGCACGCGCTGGCCGGGCGCGGGATCGCGCGGGTCGCCACCATCGGGTACGCGGGCTTCCTGCTGGGGCCGCCCATCATCGGGTTCGCGGCCGACCACTGGGGCCTGCGCGCCGCGCTGCTCCTCGCCCTGATCGGCGCGGCCCTCGTCGCCGCGCTGGGGGGACCGACCTTCGGGCTGTTGCGGCGTCTGCGCCCGGCGTAG
- a CDS encoding substrate-binding domain-containing protein — MSSAKSPAGRVTLRDLARTLGVSVATVSNAYNRPDQLSPELRERVLQVARELGYAGPDPLARSLRRGRSGVIGVVYDAPLDYAFADPAAAIFLGSLARVIQQGGLNLLLLACAQDAAPVRGAGVDGFVVYCAAEGSELLGAVLERGLPTVLVDQQSQPQAARVGIDDVGGARAAAAHLEAHGHRHIGVLCLELGPDPRAGEVNADREAQLAYYTTAERLRGYRQGAPGAALYLAETEQNTREGGEAQAAALLRAHPEITALLCMSDVLAQGALRAAEGLKLAVPGDLSVVGYDDLPGSAALDLTTVWQPTADKGEGVGRALLALLAGEETADVSLPTRLSVRGSVGPAPVQAAALSD; from the coding sequence ATGTCTTCTGCCAAGTCGCCGGCCGGGCGCGTGACCCTGCGCGACCTCGCCCGCACCCTGGGCGTGTCGGTGGCGACCGTCAGCAACGCCTACAACCGCCCCGACCAGCTCTCGCCCGAACTGCGGGAGCGCGTGCTGCAGGTAGCGCGCGAGCTGGGTTACGCCGGCCCCGACCCCCTGGCGCGCAGCCTGCGCCGGGGCCGCAGCGGGGTGATCGGCGTGGTGTACGACGCGCCGCTGGACTACGCCTTCGCCGATCCGGCGGCCGCGATCTTTCTGGGGAGCCTCGCGCGGGTCATTCAGCAGGGCGGCCTGAACCTGCTGCTGCTCGCCTGCGCGCAGGACGCCGCCCCGGTGCGCGGCGCGGGCGTGGACGGGTTCGTGGTGTACTGCGCAGCCGAGGGCAGCGAGCTGCTGGGTGCCGTGCTGGAGCGCGGTCTGCCGACCGTGCTGGTCGACCAGCAGTCGCAGCCCCAGGCTGCGCGGGTGGGGATTGATGACGTGGGCGGAGCGCGGGCGGCGGCGGCCCACCTGGAGGCGCACGGGCACCGCCACATCGGGGTGTTGTGCCTGGAACTCGGTCCCGATCCCCGGGCGGGCGAGGTGAACGCCGACCGCGAGGCCCAGCTCGCGTACTACACGACGGCCGAGCGGCTGCGCGGTTACCGCCAGGGCGCGCCCGGCGCCGCGCTGTACCTCGCTGAGACCGAGCAGAACACCCGCGAGGGCGGCGAAGCCCAGGCGGCGGCGCTGCTGCGCGCCCACCCCGAGATCACGGCGCTGCTGTGTATGAGTGACGTGCTGGCCCAGGGCGCCCTGCGCGCCGCCGAGGGCCTGAAGCTGGCGGTACCCGGCGACCTGAGCGTGGTCGGTTACGACGACCTGCCCGGCAGCGCCGCGCTCGACCTCACGACCGTCTGGCAGCCCACCGCCGACAAGGGCGAGGGCGTGGGGCGCGCGCTGCTGGCCCTGCTGGCCGGCGAGGAAACGGCGGACGTGTCCCTCCCCACCCGCCTGAGCGTGCGCGGAAGTGTGGGACCGGCGCCTGTGCAGGCCGCTGCCCTGAGCGACTGA